From the Candidatus Atribacteria bacterium genome, the window TGGGATACAGTAATATCTTTTATCCAATTTAACATTTCTACCGGTGATTTCATTTTGTTCATCTTACCATAAGATATTGGGCAATCAGATATTATTTCTACTACCGAAAATCCTTTTTTATCCAAGGCTTTTTTAATTAAATTAGTTGCTTGCCGAACATGATAAACTGTTCCTCTGGCAACATAACTTGCGCCCGCAGCCTCTGCCAGTTTGACCAAATCAAATGATTGATCAATATTCCCATAAGGAGCAGTAGAACCAAATTTTTCCTTTGGGGTAAGGGGTGAATATTGGCCTCCAGTCATGCCGTAAATCATATTATTAATGATAATAGCAGTTAAATCGATATTACGTCGTGCTGCATGGATAAAATGATTTCCACCAATGGCTGAACAATCTCCGTCTCCCATAACCACAATTACCTTTAAATCGGGATTCGCCATTTTAATACCGGTAGCAAAAGGCAAAGCTCTCCCATGAGTGGTATTCATAGTATAAAAATTTAAATAACCGGTAATTCTGCTGGAACAACCAATACCAGAAACAGCTACAATTTTATCTTTCTCCCAATTTAAATCACCTAGAGCTCGTATTATAGCTCCTAACACAATTCCATTTCCGCAACCCGGACACCATATATGGGGAAACATCTCTTTCCGGATATAATCATCTATTATTGTTTTCATTTCTTTATCTCCTTCCGGATCTTTCCTAATATCTCAATAGGATTAATTAATTCACCGTCTACCCGACCGTAAGGAATAACTCGACATTTTCCATGGGCAGATCTCTCTACCTCTAATACCATTTGACCTAAATTCATTTCTGGTACTATAATTAAATCCACCTGTTGAGCTAACCTATTTACTTCTTCAAAACAGAAAGGCCAAATAGTTAATAATTTTAGTAAACCTACTTTTAAGCCTTCTTCACGAGCTAATTTTACTGTTCTTTCTGCTGCTCTTGCTACCGAGCCATAAGCAATTAAAGCAGTATCAGCATCTTCTAGTAAGTATTCTTCAAAAAGTAATATATCCTTAATATTTTTCTGAATTTTATGATGTATTCGTCTAATGAAATGATCTATTTGTTGGGAATCAGAAATAGGCAAACCTTTTTCGCTATGGATTAAACCAGTAATATGGTAAGGATACCCTTCACCAAAATTAGCCATGGGAGGAACACCATCTTCATCTGGTTTAAAAGGAAAATATTCTTCGGGGGGTACAGTGGGCTTTTTTCGATTTATCACTTCGATGTCCTCTAGAGCAGGTATCTCTACCTTTTCTCGCATATGGGCGATGACTTCATCCAGGAGTAAAATAACTGGTGTTCTATATTTTTCGCTAAAATTAAATGCTTTGATGGTTAAGTTGAGTATTTCAGTAACAGTAGAAGGGGCAAGAGCTATAATAGGGTGATCTCCATGAGTCCCCCATCTTGCCTGCATCATATCGCCTTGAGAGGGTTTTGTAGGTAGACCGGTACTTGGGCCTCCTCTTTGAGCGTTTACTACCACACAAGGTATTTCATTAATAATAGCAAAACCTAAATTTTCCTGTTTCAAGCACATTCCGGGACCAGAAGTAGCAGTTAGAGATTTTAATCCAGCAATAGAAGCTCCTATAACTGCTGCCATACTGGCAATTTCATCCTCCATCTGTATAAATTTCCCACTAATTTTAGGTAATTCACGCGCCATATTTTCAGCAATTTCTGAAGAGGGAGTTATAGGATAACCGGCAAAAAATTTTACTCCTGCCAATAAAGCTCCTTTAGCGCAGGCTTCGTTCCCCTGTAATAATTTTATATTTTTTTTCTTTACTAAATTATTCATCTTTCTTGTTCGCTCCTTCTACTGTAATCGCAAAATCCGGACATCTAAGTTCACAAAGATTACATTTTATACAAGCATCAATATTTTTAGGGATAGGCTTTCCTTGATCATCAGGAACCAATACGTCTTTGGGACAAAATTCAATGCAAATACCACATGACTTACACCACTCTCTACGAACGGATATCTTTGTGGAATTATTTTGATAAACTTCTAATATTTTTTTTTGCTTCATATCTTTTATAAAATGCCTCCTT encodes:
- a CDS encoding 2-oxoacid:ferredoxin oxidoreductase subunit beta — encoded protein: MKTIIDDYIRKEMFPHIWCPGCGNGIVLGAIIRALGDLNWEKDKIVAVSGIGCSSRITGYLNFYTMNTTHGRALPFATGIKMANPDLKVIVVMGDGDCSAIGGNHFIHAARRNIDLTAIIINNMIYGMTGGQYSPLTPKEKFGSTAPYGNIDQSFDLVKLAEAAGASYVARGTVYHVRQATNLIKKALDKKGFSVVEIISDCPISYGKMNKMKSPVEMLNWIKDITVSQKVWDELSPDEKKGKYAIGEFISKDRPGYSELYEKIIEKAQGSGGSTI
- a CDS encoding 2-oxoacid:acceptor oxidoreductase subunit alpha, with the translated sequence MNNLVKKKNIKLLQGNEACAKGALLAGVKFFAGYPITPSSEIAENMARELPKISGKFIQMEDEIASMAAVIGASIAGLKSLTATSGPGMCLKQENLGFAIINEIPCVVVNAQRGGPSTGLPTKPSQGDMMQARWGTHGDHPIIALAPSTVTEILNLTIKAFNFSEKYRTPVILLLDEVIAHMREKVEIPALEDIEVINRKKPTVPPEEYFPFKPDEDGVPPMANFGEGYPYHITGLIHSEKGLPISDSQQIDHFIRRIHHKIQKNIKDILLFEEYLLEDADTALIAYGSVARAAERTVKLAREEGLKVGLLKLLTIWPFCFEEVNRLAQQVDLIIVPEMNLGQMVLEVERSAHGKCRVIPYGRVDGELINPIEILGKIRKEIKK
- a CDS encoding ferredoxin family protein; protein product: MKQKKILEVYQNNSTKISVRREWCKSCGICIEFCPKDVLVPDDQGKPIPKNIDACIKCNLCELRCPDFAITVEGANKKDE